In Anaerococcus prevotii DSM 20548, the genomic window CTGGAATAATGACAGGGGCTGAACTTAAAAAAGGTTCAACCTACAAACTCTTAGCTAATGGCTTTACAGCTCCAGAAAATAAAGAATTCGATATATGGGAAGTAAATGGAGAAAAATTATCTCCAAACTCAGAAATCACTGTAGATAAAGACACTGTAATCACAGCTATCTGGAAAGATAAAACACCCGAAGCTCCACCAGTTACAGAAAAAGTAAAAGTTATCTACGAGGGTAATGGTGGAAGTGGAAGCATGGAAGGAAAAGAACTGAATAAAGGTTCAAAATACATTTTATTAACCAATGGATTTGAAGCACCAGATAAGAAAAAATTCAAAGGCTGGAAAATTGGCAATACAGAATACGCAGCAGGTGATGAAATCACAGTAGATAAAGATACAACGGTAACAGCTGTTTGGGAAGATATAGAAACCACCCCACCAGTCAAAGAAGACGTTCAAGTAAGCTATGAACCAGGAGAAGGTTCAGGCACAATGGATGGGACAAAACTTGAAAAAGGTTCAAAATATATTCTATCAGCCAATGGATTCGAAGCACCAGATAAGAAAAAATTCAAAGGCTGGAAAATTGGCGATACAGAATACGCTGTAGGTGACGAAATCACAGTAGATAAAGACACAACAGTAACAGCTGTTTGGGAAGATATAGAAACCACCCCACCAGCCAAAGAAGAAGTTCAAGTAAGCTATGAACCAGGAGAAGGATCAGGCACAATGGATGTAGCAAAACTTGAAAAAGGTTCAAAATATATTCTATCATCCAATGGATTCAAAGCTCCAGCAAACAAAAAATTCAAAGCATGGAAAATAGGTGATAAAGAATACGCAGCAGGTGATGAAATCACAGTAGATAAAGACACAACAGTAACAGCTGTTTGGGAAAATGTAACAACAGATCCCGGTAAGCCAGATGAAGGAGGAAATCCAGATAATCCAGGCACCGACCCAGACCAAGGCGGAGACAATCCAAACCCAGGAACAAATCCAGACCAAGGCGGAGACAATCCAAAACCTGGCACAACTCCGGACCAAGGTGTAGATAAACCAAATCCAGGCACAACTCCAGACCAAGGCGGAGATAATCCAAACCCAGGAACAAATCCAGACCAAGGCGGTGACAAACCAAATCCAGGAAAACCAGGAGAAGTTGGAGATTCAGAAAATCCAGATAAAAAACCTGAAGATGGTAAAGATAAACCAAACCCTGGAGCTACTCCAGGTAAGGACTCAGAAAGTCCAAGGCCTGGTACAAAGCCAAGTGATGGAGAAAATAAAGCAAAAGCAACTGACAAAGACAATAGTAAAAAAACCGAAGGGAACAAAGAAAATCCTTTAGATAATACTAAAGTTAAAGTACCAAGAACAAATAAAGTAAAAGAAAATGTTCAAACAGGGGTAGAACCTATAGGACAAATAGGAGGTATTTTATCAGCAGCTATTGCAGGTCTATTTGCGATCAAAAAAAGAAAAAAATAATAAACTTCATTAAGTAAAAAGTGATGAAATGAACTGGCCTCTAAAAGTTAAATCTAGGATTGACTTAGGAGGTCAGTTTTTAATGACAAAATATATATTAGCTTATAAATAATACTTTGCATTCGTTCTTAAACTCATAAATATTTGAGCTTTTGTACTTTTTAAAAAACGTGCCAGAAATATCTGCTAAAGCATCATAAATTATTATTTGATTTTGTTTTGAATAGCCTATGTGTTTATTGTAAAATTCCTTTGCCAAATTTATTAATCTTGATTTCGCCTTGTTTAAGAAGTATCCAGCTAGTGAAGTCTTAAGGACTTTTTCATACTATTGTAAGGTCTCTATTCAATAAGTAAGAAAGAAAAAGTAAAATATATTTTAAAGTTTGATCAAAGGAGAAAAGGATGAAGATTGAGGAATATACGGAATTTAATATGGATGAAATTAAGAGCCTATATGATGCTGTTGGATGGAAGGCTTATACTGATAATATGACAAGGTTAATGAAAGGATACAAAAATTCTCTGAAGGTATTAGCTGCCTTTAGGGACGATGAGCTGATAGGAATAATTCGTGCAGTAGGTGATGGATTAACAATAGTATTTATCCAAGATATTTTAGTCATGCCTAATGAACAGAGAAAGGGGGTAGGAAAGTCCCTACTTAGGGCTATGATTGATTTATATCCGGAAGTTAGACAAATAGAGTTGGTAACAGATATCGATCCAAAAACTATAGGCTTTTATAAATCCCTAGGCTTTAAAGAATTATCGGAAGTAGGATGCTGTGGTTTTATGAGACTATTGTAAAAAATAAATAAGACAAAATTAATAAGCACCTACATTAGTAGGTGTTTTATGTTGTGGATTTTTTCATAGGTATAATAAAAATAGAGTATATTGTGAATATATCAATAGGATGAAAGGATTATTATGAGAAAGATTTTGATTATAGAGGATAATGAAGAAATCGCCTTACAAATTAAAAAGTATTTAGTTAAAAATTCTTATGAGGTAGAGCTTGCATCATCTTTTTACGAAGCCGACTATAAGATGAATGTAGACACGGATGTGGCACTACTTGACATAAATCTACCAGATAAAGATGGTCAATATTTGATAGAAAGACTAAAAGATAAGAACATAAGAGTTATTGTTACGACAGTAAAAAATGATGAAGATTTTATAGTTAAAGCCCTTGATCAAGGTGCAGATGATTACTTAACTAAACCATTTTCTCTTGCCATATTAAGAGCAAGAATTGATGCAGTCTTAAGGACAATAGCTCTAAGTCAAGAAAAAATAATTACTTATAAGGATATCAAAATAGATTTAAAAGAATCAAAAGTTTATTTCAAAGGTAAACAAATAGACCTAACTCCACTTGAATATGAAATCCTAGTCTTATTTATTAAAAATC contains:
- a CDS encoding GNAT family N-acetyltransferase, yielding MKIEEYTEFNMDEIKSLYDAVGWKAYTDNMTRLMKGYKNSLKVLAAFRDDELIGIIRAVGDGLTIVFIQDILVMPNEQRKGVGKSLLRAMIDLYPEVRQIELVTDIDPKTIGFYKSLGFKELSEVGCCGFMRLL
- a CDS encoding response regulator transcription factor, which codes for MRKILIIEDNEEIALQIKKYLVKNSYEVELASSFYEADYKMNVDTDVALLDINLPDKDGQYLIERLKDKNIRVIVTTVKNDEDFIVKALDQGADDYLTKPFSLAILRARIDAVLRTIALSQEKIITYKDIKIDLKESKVYFKGKQIDLTPLEYEILVLFIKNPHRVYTRGQLLEMFWEDRDKFVNDNTLTSTIKRIREKLDREVISTVRGIGYRMD